A portion of the Corynebacterium jeikeium genome contains these proteins:
- a CDS encoding deoxyribose-phosphate aldolase: MTSRADVAKMIDHTLLKPEATSDQVKALIAEAGKLGTYSICISPSQLPVEVPEGLHIATVVGFPSGAVKAEIKAAEAARAVADGAEEVDMVINIAFAKEHRFDDLEAEIKTVRDAIPGKVLKVIIESAALTDEEIIAACKASESAGADFVKTSTGFHPAGGASAHAVKLMRETVGDRLGVKASGGIRDAAAAEEMIAAGASRLGLSSSAAVLDGLK; the protein is encoded by the coding sequence ATGACTTCCCGCGCTGATGTTGCCAAGATGATTGACCACACCCTGCTCAAGCCAGAAGCCACCTCTGACCAGGTCAAGGCTCTTATCGCTGAGGCCGGCAAGCTCGGCACCTACTCCATCTGCATCTCCCCCTCGCAGCTCCCAGTCGAGGTACCGGAAGGCCTGCACATCGCCACTGTCGTCGGCTTCCCCTCCGGCGCGGTGAAGGCCGAGATCAAGGCCGCTGAAGCCGCTCGCGCTGTGGCCGATGGCGCTGAAGAAGTCGACATGGTCATTAACATCGCCTTCGCCAAGGAGCACCGCTTCGACGACCTTGAGGCCGAAATCAAGACTGTTCGCGATGCCATTCCGGGCAAGGTTCTGAAGGTCATCATCGAGTCGGCCGCCCTGACCGATGAGGAAATCATCGCAGCTTGCAAGGCCTCCGAGTCCGCAGGCGCAGACTTCGTCAAGACCTCCACAGGTTTCCACCCAGCTGGCGGCGCTTCCGCTCACGCCGTGAAACTCATGCGCGAAACCGTGGGCGACCGCCTTGGAGTCAAAGCCTCTGGCGGTATCCGCGATGCCGCTGCCGCTGAGGAAATGATCGCCGCTGGCGCCTCTCGCCTGGGCCTTTCTTCCTCCGCCGCTGTCCTCGACGGTCTGAAGTAG